ACCAAAGCCAATGCGATTAACAGGATATTACGTTGAGAATCCATCGTTATTTATCTCTGTCTTGTTTTTGGACTGGTGGAACGGGGTCAAAGCCCCCTTCGTTCAAAGGATGGCATTTTAATAGACGTTTGCCTGATAACCAACACCCTTTTACAAAACCGTGAGCTTTCAACGCTTCTATCGCATATAAAGAGCAGGTTGGAGTAAATCGGCAGCGTGGGCCGATGAGTGGACTAATAAACCATCTATAAAAATAGATGGGTATTAGCGCTATCCACGCGAAGGGCGAGACAGGCGAAGCCATAATTTGTCGAGTAGCTTGAACATTTCTTCATTGCTTAAATCTTGCGCGCTCTTCTTAGCGATTACAACATAATCTTTGTTAGGAAGTTTGTGTTGAGTGTTACGAAAGCTTTCACGAGTAAGACGCTTGAATCGATTACGACCCACGGCGGTTTTAATCTGCTTTTTCGGAACGGCTAATCCAAGGCGAGGATTTGAAAGAGAGTTATTTCGGGCAATGATGGTGAAATGAGGGGAGCCTGCTCGATGAGCTTGCTTGAAGACATTCTGATAATGTTCGGGAGTTAACAAGCGTAACTCCCGACCGAAGGCTAGCTTATTCAAAATAATCAAAGATTACTTAGAAAGACGCTTACGGCCTTTTGCACGACGTGCATTGATTGTTGCGCGACCGTTCTTAGTAGCCATGCGAGCACGGAAACCGTGTGTACGCTTACGCTTTAGAACTGTAGGTTGAAAAGTGCGTTTCATTGTAATTACCTTACTGATCAGTAGTTTTAGGTTTTTGTTAAACCCGGCGTGGGCATTTTTTCTCTTCTTTATATAAGAAAGGAAAACCGACGCCTCTCAACAAAGAGGCGGAATTGTAATCACTGTCACAAAAAGTGTCAATGATTGGGTTAACTAAAATTCCGGTCGGGGGATTATACGTAGAATAACTAAAATCACAAGGATCCTTATTCGATCCCGACCTTATTTAAGAATTTCTTTAATTTAGGATCCTGTGGATTACCAAAAATATCCTGTGGAGATCCCTGTTCGACAATGTGGCCATCAGCCATGAAGATCACTCGGTCTGCGACCTCTCTAGCGAACTGCATTTCGTGAGTAACCACCAGCATGGTTTGATGCTGATTTGCTAGTTTTTTCATTAGGTTAAGCACTTCGCCAACCCATTCAGGATCAAGCGCTGAAGTCGGCTCATCAAACAGTAAAAGCTCTGGTTGTAGAGCCATTGCACGGCCAATACCAACCCGTTGCTGCTGGCCACCAGAGAGCGCGGCTGGGTAGCTATCAGCTTTCTCTCCTAAGCCAATGTCGTCGAGTATTTGTTGTGCTTTTTCATGGGCTTGCTTCTTTTTCCAACCACGAACGGTAATCAAACCTTCAGCTATATTCTGTCTCGCGGTTTGGTGAGCAAATAGTGCATAGTTTTGGAATACAAAACCAGTCTTACGACGCAGTGCAAGCACCTCTGCTTTGGTGTGTTTCTGAGCATCAACCTTAATATCATCAATCGAAATAATACCTTGATCGGCTTGCTCTAGAAAATTCACACAACGCAGCAGGGTAGACTTACCCGTACCACTTGAACCTATGATGACAATTATCTCACCTTGTTTGATTTCTAGGTCGATCCCTTTCAAAACTTCGGTGTCACCAAACTGCTTGTGGATATTTTGTAATTTGATCATCGTACATACGCCTTATTCAGTTTCACTTCGGCCCAAATTTGAATACGAGTGAGGATAACCACTACGCCCCAGTAAATCAGCGCGACTGCTAAGAAAGCCTCGAAGAAGCGGAAACTTGAAGAAGCTTCCATCTGAGCTTTAGCCATGATTTCGGCTACACCTAAGGTGAATGCAAGTGAAGTCGACTTGATCATGTCGATGAAATAGTTCATTAAAGAAGGTAGTGCTACGCGGGTTGCTTGCGGCAAGATCACTCGGCGCATCGCTTGATTGGTTGTCATACCGACTGAGAGGCTGGCTTCCATCTGGCTACGATCAATACCGATAATCGCGGCACGAATACTTTCTGCCATATACGCGGCAAAGTGCAGGGTTAAGCCAATTACAGCGGCGCTGAAAGCATCCAACCCAACCATCCACGGGAATACTTGTGGTAAGCCGTAATAAAGGAGGAAAAGCTGTACCAACAGTGGTGTGCCTCGAAAGAAGCTAATGTACAGCTGGCTCAGTTGGTCGAGTACTGGGATTTTGAATACACGAATATTCGCCAGTATCAGAGACAGGATCAGAGCAAAGAACAAGCCCCAAGTCGCCATCTCCATCGTGGTGCCTAAATACTTCAGTAGTATTGGCAACAGCTCTAGCATGTAATTAAAGTCAAATCCCATAATCTATCTCGTATTAGTATTGGAAGTGTTGTTCTATTTGGAAATATTGTTCTATCAGGCTTTTAATCAGTGCACAAAAGCAAAAAGCCCACCGCCG
Above is a window of Vibrio atlanticus DNA encoding:
- the rpmH gene encoding 50S ribosomal protein L34, which translates into the protein MKRTFQPTVLKRKRTHGFRARMATKNGRATINARRAKGRKRLSK
- the yidD gene encoding membrane protein insertion efficiency factor YidD, with product MASPVSPFAWIALIPIYFYRWFISPLIGPRCRFTPTCSLYAIEALKAHGFVKGCWLSGKRLLKCHPLNEGGFDPVPPVQKQDRDK
- a CDS encoding amino acid ABC transporter permease, whose amino-acid sequence is MGFDFNYMLELLPILLKYLGTTMEMATWGLFFALILSLILANIRVFKIPVLDQLSQLYISFFRGTPLLVQLFLLYYGLPQVFPWMVGLDAFSAAVIGLTLHFAAYMAESIRAAIIGIDRSQMEASLSVGMTTNQAMRRVILPQATRVALPSLMNYFIDMIKSTSLAFTLGVAEIMAKAQMEASSSFRFFEAFLAVALIYWGVVVILTRIQIWAEVKLNKAYVR
- a CDS encoding amino acid ABC transporter ATP-binding protein, yielding MIKLQNIHKQFGDTEVLKGIDLEIKQGEIIVIIGSSGTGKSTLLRCVNFLEQADQGIISIDDIKVDAQKHTKAEVLALRRKTGFVFQNYALFAHQTARQNIAEGLITVRGWKKKQAHEKAQQILDDIGLGEKADSYPAALSGGQQQRVGIGRAMALQPELLLFDEPTSALDPEWVGEVLNLMKKLANQHQTMLVVTHEMQFAREVADRVIFMADGHIVEQGSPQDIFGNPQDPKLKKFLNKVGIE
- the rnpA gene encoding ribonuclease P protein component; translation: MLTPEHYQNVFKQAHRAGSPHFTIIARNNSLSNPRLGLAVPKKQIKTAVGRNRFKRLTRESFRNTQHKLPNKDYVVIAKKSAQDLSNEEMFKLLDKLWLRLSRPSRG